In Dryobates pubescens isolate bDryPub1 chromosome 15, bDryPub1.pri, whole genome shotgun sequence, the following proteins share a genomic window:
- the TCF20 gene encoding transcription factor 20 isoform X2, with the protein MQSFREQSSYHGNQQSYPQEVHSSSRLEEFSPRQQAQMFQSFGGGAGSGRRGAAGASTAMPGESSGHQSYQGFRKEAGEFYYMAANKDPVASGGQQPPQRRPSGPVQSYGPPQGSSFGSQYGSEGHVGQFQTQHSSLGGVSHYQQDYTGPFSPGSAQYQQQTSSQQQQVQQLRQQIYQSHQPLPQASSQSASSTSHLQPMQRPSNLPSSASGYQLRVGQFSQHYQPPSSSSSSSFPSPQRFGQSGQNYDGSYSVNSGSQYEGHAVGSNAQAYGTQSNYSFQNQPMKSFEQSKLPQSGQQGQQQQHPPQHVMQYSNAATKLSLQSQVGQYSQTEVPVRSPMQFHQNFSPISNPSPAASVVQSPSCSSTPSPLMPGGENIQCGQGNMSMGSRNRILQMMPQLSPTPSMMPSPNAHAGGFKGFGLEGLQEKRLTDPGLSSLSALSSQVANLPNTVQHMLLSDALAPQKKSSKRSSSSKKGDSCTNSEGSQAEEQLKSPLAESLDGGCSSSSEDHGERVRQLSGQSTSSDTTYKGGNVERSNSSPAQASQNEPSKLSSSPAAREDVASPDGKEAVVAVENAPKVNEKAVGVIVSREAMAGRVEKSGGQDKPAQDDASTATQAPASASSVKEAGHAGTQPETQGGSKGSKSGDNTNHNGEGNSQPGHAVGPSFPARTEPSKSPGSVRYSYKDNIAAGIQRNIGGFPQYPSGQDKGDFPGHSERKGRNEKFPSLLQEVLQGYHHHPDRRYSRNAQEHSGMAGSLEGAMRPNILISQTNELTNRSLLNKSMGSLLEGPHWGPWDRKSSSGAPDMKQINLADYPLARKFDMESQSSAHEAGTLSERRSVICDISPLRQLVRDPGPHPMGHMGPEGRSGRSERLAPGLSQSVILPGGLVSMETKMKAHSGQIKEEDFEQAKSSASLNNKKTGDHCHPAGIKHESFRGNASPGAAVSDAAPDYIPQQDSRSTQMRRAPGRTGSSRGKSPSQYHDLADKLKMSPGRSRGPGTDLHHMNPHMTLSERVNRASLHSAYPQNSEGPSLASAYHANARSHAFGDPNQSLNSQYHYKRQIYQQQQEEYKDWASSAAQGVIAAAQHRQEGARKSPRQQQFLDRVRSPLKNDKDGMMYLQGSSYHDTGSQEAGRCVMGSDGAQGKCTELKHGNQKLQHHESGWDLSRQTSPAKSGGPLGAANQKRFCPPESDGHRREESSDLPKPSNAMLRLPGQEDPSPQNPLIMRRRVRSFISPIPTKRQPQDMKNSGGEDKGRLMTSAKEAVDKTYNSYAHSSQSQDVSKSVAKGDSFKNLPSPDNRNCPAVSLTSPAKTKILPPRKGRGLKLEAIVQKITSPNIRRSASTNSAETGADTVTLDDILSLKSGPEGGSVAGHGPEAEKRKGEMSDQVGAANQDAAGEIALPRSSEEWQSSEDDKTKKDVPETASAGKEGAGSSAAPPPSQKSGGQGRSDGSASGAGSLTFSDSKTISPSSVFTSEPNPKSEEKDGDVTNISPKPDGFPPKGYFPSGKKKGRPIGSVNKQKKQQQQQQQQLPPPPPPPPVPSQPSEGVGGGEPKPKRQRRERRKPAAQPRKRKPRRAAPIVEPQEPEIKLKYATQSVDKTDSKNKSFFPYIHVVNKCELGAVCTIINAEEEEQNKLVRGRKGQRSSTPPPSNAESKALPTSTFMLQGPVVTESSVLGHLVCCLCGKWASYRNMGDLFGPFYPQDYAATLPKNPPPKRATEVQSKVKVRHKSASNGSKTDTEEEEEQQQQKEQRSLAAHPRFKRRHRSEDCSGASRSLSRGASCKKATTDGGSGGEKTPLDSKPSMPTSEGGTELELQIPELPLDSNEFWVHEGCILWANGIYLVCGRLYGLQEAVEIAKEMKCSHCQEPGATLGCYNKGCSFRYHYPCAIDADCLLNEENFSVRCPKHKNKMVKGSLSTEQSERG; encoded by the coding sequence ATGCAGTCCTTTCGGGAGCAAAGTAGTTACCACGGAAACCAGCAGAGCTACCCGCAGGAAGTGCACAGTTCATCCCGACTGGAAGAGTTCAGCCCCCGCCAGCAGGCCCAGATGTTCCAGAGCTTTGGAGGAGGTGCTGGCAGTGGACGTcgtggagcagcaggagcctctACAGCAATGCCTGGTGAGAGCTCTGGCCATCAGAGCTACCAAGGTTTCAGAAAAGAAGCAGGAGAGTTTTACTATATGGCTGCCAACAAAGATCCAGTGGCatcaggagggcagcagccaccTCAGCGCAGGCCCTCTGGACCAGTACAGAGCTATGGGCCCCCTCAAGGGAGTAGCTTTGGGAGTCAGTATGGGAGTGAGGGACATGTGGGCCAGTTTCAAACACAGCACTCATCCCTTGGGGGTGTATCCCACTATCAGCAGGATTATACTGGTCCTTTTTCTCCAGGGAGTGCTCAGTATCAGCAGCAGACTTctagccagcagcagcaggtgcagcAGCTGAGACAGCAGATCTATCAGTCTCATCAGCCTTTACCCCAGGCTTCCAGCCAGTCTGCTTCTAGCACCTCACACTTGCAGCCAATGCAGCGtccatccaacctgccttcctctgcttctggGTACCAGCTACGAGTGGGCCAGTTCAGCCAACACTATCAGCCACCTTCatcgtcctcctcctcctctttcccctccccacagcgTTTTGGCCAGTCAGGACAGAACTATGACGGAAGCTACAGCGTGAATTCTGGGTCGCAGTATGAAGGCCATGCTGTGGGTTCCAATGCACAGGCGTATGGGACCCAGTCAAACTACAGCTTTCAGAATCAACCAATGAAAAGCTTTGAGCAATCTAAGCTGCCCCAAAGTGGGcaacaggggcagcagcagcagcatccaccTCAGCACGTAATGCAGTATTCAAATGCTGCCACCAAGCTCTCTCTTCAAAGTCAAGTGGGACAGTACAGTCAGACCGAAGTTCCTGTAAGGTCACCAATGCAGTTCCATCAAAACTTCAGTCCAATCTCTAATCCATCTCCTGCTGCATCTGTGGTTCagtctccaagctgcagctctaCCCCTTCTCCACTCATGCCTGGTGGGGAAAACATCCAGTGTGGGCAAGGCAACATGTCCATGGGTTCTAGAAACCGAATCCTGCAGATGATGCCTCAGCTTAGTCCTACACCATCTATGATGCCAAGCCCCAATGCCCATGCAGGGGGATTCaaggggtttgggctggaaggattGCAGGAAAAAAGGCTCACAgatccagggctgagcagcctgagtGCCCTTAGTTCTCAAGTGGCCAACCTGCCCAACACAGTCCAACACATGTTGCTCTCGGATGCCTTGGCACCTCAGAAAAAAAGTTCCAAAAGGTCATCTTCTTCAAAGAAGGGTGACAGCTGCACCAACTCAGAAGGctcccaggcagaggagcagctcaagTCTCCCTTGGCAGAGTCCCTTGATGGTGGTTGTTCCAGTAGTTCAGAGGATCATGGGGAGAGGGTGAGACAGCTGAGTGGCCAGAGCACCAGCTCAGACACCACTTACAAAGGGGGTAATGTAGAGAGATCCAACTCCTCGCCAGCACAAGCCTCTCAGAATGAGCCATCAAAACTCAGCAGCAGTCCTGCAGCTAGGGAAGATGTGGCATCTCCTGACGGGAAGGAagctgtggtggctgtggaAAATGCCCCAAAAGTGAACGAAAAGGCAGTTGGGGTGATTGTCTCCCGGGAAGCCATGGCAGGAAGAGTAGAAAAGTCAGGTGGGCAAGATAAACCTGCACAAGATGATGCTTCCACAGCCACTCAGGCACCAGCTAGTGCTAGTTCAGTGAAAGAAGCTGGGcatgcagggacacagccagaaACTCAAGGaggaagcaaaggaagcaaGAGTGGAGATAACACTAACCATAATGGAGAGGGCAACAGCCAGCCTGGTCATGCAGTTGGGCCGAGTTTTCCTGCAAGAACAGAGCCTTCCAAATCTCCTGGCAGTGTAAGATACAGTTACAAGGATAATATAGCAGCTGGTATACAGAGGAATATTGGTGGCTTTCCACAGTATCCTTCTGGTCAAGACAAGGGGGatttcccagggcacagtgagcgcAAAGGCCGCAATGAGAAGTTTCCTAGCCTTCTACAGGAGGTCTTACAGGGGTACCATCATCACCCAGACAGAAGGTATTCTAGGAATGCACAGGAACATTCTGGGATGGCTGGGAGTTTGGAGGGAGCCATGAGGCCAAATATCTTAATTAGTCAGACCAATGAACTGACCAACAGAAGCTTATTAAATAAAAGCATGGGGTCTCTCCTGGAAGGCCCTCACTGGGGTCCTTGGGATAGGAAGTCTAGCAGTGGAGCTCCTGACATGAAGCAGATAAATCTAGCTGATTACCCCCTTGCTAGAAAGTTTGATATGGAGTCACAGTCTTCTGCCCATGAAGCAGGGACACTCTCAGAGAGGAGATCAGTGATCTGTGACATATCTCCATTAAGGCAACTTGTCAGAGATCCTGGCCCTCACCCAATGGGCCACATGGGTCCTGAGGGCAGAAGTGGAAGGAGCGAACGTCTTGCCCCTGGCTTGAGTCAGTCAGTAATACTCCCTGGGGGTTTAGTATCCatggaaacaaaaatgaaagctCACAGTGGGCAAATAAAAGAAGAAGATTTTGAACAGGCTAAGAGCTCAGCTAGTCtcaataataaaaaaacagGAGACCATTGTCATCCTGCTGGCATCAAGCATGAATCTTTCAGAGGCAATGCAAGCCCCGGAGCTGCAGTCTCTGATGCTGCTCCAGACTACATTCCCCAGCAGGACAGCAGATCTACACAGATGAGACGAGCGCCtggcagaactggaagcagcaggggtAAATCACCTTCTCAGTATCATGATCTTGCTGATAAGCTGAAAATGTCaccaggcagaagcagaggccCAGGGACAGATCTGCATCACATGAACCCACACATGACACTATCTGAAAGAGTTAATAGGGCTTCCTTGCATTCTGCTTATCCTCAGAATTCAGAAGGCCCATCTTTGGCTTCAGCATATCATGCAAATGCTAGGTCTCATGCTTTTGGTGACCCTAACCAGAGCTTGAATTCCCAGTACCATTATAAGAGGCAGATATACCAGCAACAGCAAGAAGAATACAAAGATTGGGCAAGCAGCGCTGCTCAGGGTGTgattgctgcagctcagcacaggcaggaaggaGCAAGGAAGAGCCCAAGACAACAGCAATTTCTGGATAGAGTAAGGAGTCCCTTAAAAAATGACAAGGATGGAATGATGTACCTTCAAGGGAGCTCCTACCATGATACTGGAAGTCAGGAAGCGGGGCGCTGCGTTATGGGGAGCGACGGCGCTCAGGGCAAATGCACCGAACTAAAACACGGCAACCAGAAGTTGCAGCATCATGAATCCGGCTGGGACCTCTCTCGGCAGACTTCTCCTGCCAAAAGTGGTGGCCCTCTTGGAGCAGCCAACCAAAAGAGATTTTGCCCTCCAGAAAGTGACGGGCATCGCCGAGAGGAATCTTCAGATTTGCCCAAGCCTAGTAACGCTATGCTCAGGCTCCCTGGCCAGGAAGATCCATCTCCTCAAAATCCATTAATTATGAGGAGGAGAGTCCGTTCTTTCATCTCTCCTATCCCTACCAAAAGACAACCACAGGACATGAAAAACAGTGGCGGTGAAGATAAAGGGCGATTGATGACTTCAGCAAAAGAAGCAGTCGATAAAACGTACAACTCCTATGCCCATTCATCTCAAAGCCAAGATGTCAGCAAGTCAGTTGCAAAGGGAGATTCCTTCAAGAACCTGCCAAGTCCCGATAATAGGAATTGTCCTGCTGTTTCCCTCACGAGCCCGGCTAAGACCAAAATACTGCCCCCAAGAAAGGGGCGAGGATTAAAACTGGAAGCTATTGTTCAAAAAATCACATCTCCCAACATTAGGAGAAGTGCTTCTACCAACAGTGCTGAAACTGGTGCAGATACTGTcactctggatgacatcctgtcccttaAGAGTGGACCCGAAGGAGGAAGTGTGGCTGGTCATGGACcggaggctgagaagagaaaaggagagatgtcGGATCAAGTGGGAGCAGCAAACCAGGATGCAGCTGGTGAAATAGCTCTTCCAAGATCTTCTGAAGAGTGGCAaagcagtgaggatgataaaACCAAAAAAGATGTCCCTGAAACTGCCAGTGCTGGAAAAGAAGGAGCAGGATCCAgtgcagcaccaccaccttctCAAAAATCGGGTGGTCAGGGAAGGTCTGATGGATCTGCAAGTGGAGCTGGATCTCTGACCTTTTCAGACTCAAAAACAATTTCTCCTTCCAGTGTGTTTACTTCTGAACCAAATCCAAAGTCTGAGGAAAAAGATGGAGATGTAACAAACATTTCACCCAAGCCCGATGGATTCCCTCCAAAGGGATATTTTCCctctgggaagaaaaaggggaggCCAATTGGGAGCGTGAACaagcagaagaagcagcagcagcagcaacagcagcaactgccaccacccccaccacccccaccggTACCATCACAGCCTTCAGAAGGGGTAGGTGGTGGTGAGCCAAAGCCGAAGAGGCAAAGGAGAGAGAGGCGaaaacctgcagcacagccacggAAGAGGAAGCCTAGAAGGGCTGCTCCGATTGTGGAGCCTCAAGAACCAGAGATCAAGCTTAAATATGCCACTCAGTCCGTAGATAAAACGGACTCCAAGAATAAGTCCTTTTTCCCTTATATCCATGTGGTAAACAAGTGTGAATTAGGCGCAGTGTGCACAATCATTAAcgcagaggaagaggagcagaacaAATTGGTGAGGGGTCGGAAAGGACAGAGGTCTTCAACGCCCCCTCCTAGCAATGCGGAAAGCAAAGCGCTGCCCACTTCAACTTTCATGCTGCAGGGCCCTGTAGTAACAGAGTCTTCTGTCTTAGGGCATCTGGTTTGCTGCCTGTGTGGCAAATGGGCCAGCTATCGTAACATGGGTGACCTCTTTGGTCCTTTCTACCCCCAGGATTATGCAGCCACCTTGCCCAAGAACCCACCTCCAAAGAGGGCCACAGAAGTGCAGAGCAAGGTCAAGGTACGGCACAAAAGTGCTTCTAATGGTTCCAAGACGGATacggaagaggaggaggaacagcaacaacagaagGAACAAAGAAGCCTAGCTGCTCATCCCCGCTTTAAGAGGCGGCACCGCTCTGAGGACTGTAGTGGAGCCTCTCGGTCACTTTCAAGGGGAGCTTCTTGTAAAAAAGCAACCACtgatggtggcagtggtggtgaaAAGACTCCTTTGGACTCAAAACCCTCTATGCCCACTTCAGAAGGTGGCACTGAGCTGGAGTTACAAATTCCTGAACTACCTCTTGACAGCAATGAATTTTGGGTCCATGAGGGTTGTATTCTCTGGGCCAATGGGATCTACCTGGTCTGTGGCAGGCTCTAtgggctgcaggaagctgtGGAGATTGCAAAAGAGATG
- the TCF20 gene encoding transcription factor 20 isoform X3 yields the protein MQSFREQSSYHGNQQSYPQEVHSSSRLEEFSPRQQAQMFQSFGGGAGSGRRGAAGASTAMPGESSGHQSYQGFRKEAGEFYYMAANKDPVASGGQQPPQRRPSGPVQSYGPPQGSSFGSQYGSEGHVGQFQTQHSSLGGVSHYQQDYTGPFSPGSAQYQQQTSSQQQQVQQLRQQIYQSHQPLPQASSQSASSTSHLQPMQRPSNLPSSASGYQLRVGQFSQHYQPPSSSSSSSFPSPQRFGQSGQNYDGSYSVNSGSQYEGHAVGSNAQAYGTQSNYSFQNQPMKSFEQSKLPQSGQQGQQQQHPPQHVMQYSNAATKLSLQSQVGQYSQTEVPVRSPMQFHQNFSPISNPSPAASVVQSPSCSSTPSPLMPGGENIQCGQGNMSMGSRNRILQMMPQLSPTPSMMPSPNAHAGGFKGFGLEGLQEKRLTDPGLSSLSALSSQVANLPNTVQHMLLSDALAPQKKSSKRSSSSKKGDSCTNSEGSQAEEQLKSPLAESLDGGCSSSSEDHGERVRQLSGQSTSSDTTYKGGNVERSNSSPAQASQNEPSKLSSSPAAREDVASPDGKEAVVAVENAPKVNEKAVGVIVSREAMAGRVEKSGGQDKPAQDDASTATQAPASASSVKEAGHAGTQPETQGGSKGSKSGDNTNHNGEGNSQPGHAVGPSFPARTEPSKSPGSVRYSYKDNIAAGIQRNIGGFPQYPSGQDKGDFPGHSERKGRNEKFPSLLQEVLQGYHHHPDRRYSRNAQEHSGMAGSLEGAMRPNILISQTNELTNRSLLNKSMGSLLEGPHWGPWDRKSSSGAPDMKQINLADYPLARKFDMESQSSAHEAGTLSERRSVICDISPLRQLVRDPGPHPMGHMGPEGRSGRSERLAPGLSQSVILPGGLVSMETKMKAHSGQIKEEDFEQAKSSASLNNKKTGDHCHPAGIKHESFRGNASPGAAVSDAAPDYIPQQDSRSTQMRRAPGRTGSSRGKSPSQYHDLADKLKMSPGRSRGPGTDLHHMNPHMTLSERVNRASLHSAYPQNSEGPSLASAYHANARSHAFGDPNQSLNSQYHYKRQIYQQQQEEYKDWASSAAQGVIAAAQHRQEGARKSPRQQQFLDRVRSPLKNDKDGMMYLQGSSYHDTGSQEAGRCVMGSDGAQGKCTELKHGNQKLQHHESGWDLSRQTSPAKSGGPLGAANQKRFCPPESDGHRREESSDLPKPSNAMLRLPGQEDPSPQNPLIMRRRVRSFISPIPTKRQPQDMKNSGGEDKGRLMTSAKEAVDKTYNSYAHSSQSQDVSKSVAKGDSFKNLPSPDNRNCPAVSLTSPAKTKILPPRKGRGLKLEAIVQKITSPNIRRSASTNSAETGADTVTLDDILSLKSGPEGGSVAGHGPEAEKRKGEMSDQVGAANQDAAGEIALPRSSEEWQSSEDDKTKKDVPETASAGKEGAGSSAAPPPSQKSGGQGRSDGSASGAGSLTFSDSKTISPSSVFTSEPNPKSEEKDGDVTNISPKPDGFPPKGYFPSGKKKGRPIGSVNKQKKQQQQQQQQLPPPPPPPPVPSQPSEGVGGGEPKPKRQRRERRKPAAQPRKRKPRRAAPIVEPQEPEIKLKYATQSVDKTDSKNKSFFPYIHVVNKCELGAVCTIINAEEEEQNKLVRGRKGQRSSTPPPSNAESKALPTSTFMLQGPVVTESSVLGHLVCCLCGKWASYRNMGDLFGPFYPQDYAATLPKNPPPKRATEVQSKVKVRHKSASNGSKTDTEEEEEQQQQKEQRSLAAHPRFKRRHRSEDCSGASRSLSRGASCKKATTDGGSGGEKTPLDSKPSMPTSEGGTELELQIPELPLDSNEFWVHEGCILWANGIYLVCGRLYGLQEAVEIAKEMKCSHCQEPGATLGCYNKGCSFRYHYPCAIDADCLLNEENFSVRCPKHKVRLLR from the coding sequence ATGCAGTCCTTTCGGGAGCAAAGTAGTTACCACGGAAACCAGCAGAGCTACCCGCAGGAAGTGCACAGTTCATCCCGACTGGAAGAGTTCAGCCCCCGCCAGCAGGCCCAGATGTTCCAGAGCTTTGGAGGAGGTGCTGGCAGTGGACGTcgtggagcagcaggagcctctACAGCAATGCCTGGTGAGAGCTCTGGCCATCAGAGCTACCAAGGTTTCAGAAAAGAAGCAGGAGAGTTTTACTATATGGCTGCCAACAAAGATCCAGTGGCatcaggagggcagcagccaccTCAGCGCAGGCCCTCTGGACCAGTACAGAGCTATGGGCCCCCTCAAGGGAGTAGCTTTGGGAGTCAGTATGGGAGTGAGGGACATGTGGGCCAGTTTCAAACACAGCACTCATCCCTTGGGGGTGTATCCCACTATCAGCAGGATTATACTGGTCCTTTTTCTCCAGGGAGTGCTCAGTATCAGCAGCAGACTTctagccagcagcagcaggtgcagcAGCTGAGACAGCAGATCTATCAGTCTCATCAGCCTTTACCCCAGGCTTCCAGCCAGTCTGCTTCTAGCACCTCACACTTGCAGCCAATGCAGCGtccatccaacctgccttcctctgcttctggGTACCAGCTACGAGTGGGCCAGTTCAGCCAACACTATCAGCCACCTTCatcgtcctcctcctcctctttcccctccccacagcgTTTTGGCCAGTCAGGACAGAACTATGACGGAAGCTACAGCGTGAATTCTGGGTCGCAGTATGAAGGCCATGCTGTGGGTTCCAATGCACAGGCGTATGGGACCCAGTCAAACTACAGCTTTCAGAATCAACCAATGAAAAGCTTTGAGCAATCTAAGCTGCCCCAAAGTGGGcaacaggggcagcagcagcagcatccaccTCAGCACGTAATGCAGTATTCAAATGCTGCCACCAAGCTCTCTCTTCAAAGTCAAGTGGGACAGTACAGTCAGACCGAAGTTCCTGTAAGGTCACCAATGCAGTTCCATCAAAACTTCAGTCCAATCTCTAATCCATCTCCTGCTGCATCTGTGGTTCagtctccaagctgcagctctaCCCCTTCTCCACTCATGCCTGGTGGGGAAAACATCCAGTGTGGGCAAGGCAACATGTCCATGGGTTCTAGAAACCGAATCCTGCAGATGATGCCTCAGCTTAGTCCTACACCATCTATGATGCCAAGCCCCAATGCCCATGCAGGGGGATTCaaggggtttgggctggaaggattGCAGGAAAAAAGGCTCACAgatccagggctgagcagcctgagtGCCCTTAGTTCTCAAGTGGCCAACCTGCCCAACACAGTCCAACACATGTTGCTCTCGGATGCCTTGGCACCTCAGAAAAAAAGTTCCAAAAGGTCATCTTCTTCAAAGAAGGGTGACAGCTGCACCAACTCAGAAGGctcccaggcagaggagcagctcaagTCTCCCTTGGCAGAGTCCCTTGATGGTGGTTGTTCCAGTAGTTCAGAGGATCATGGGGAGAGGGTGAGACAGCTGAGTGGCCAGAGCACCAGCTCAGACACCACTTACAAAGGGGGTAATGTAGAGAGATCCAACTCCTCGCCAGCACAAGCCTCTCAGAATGAGCCATCAAAACTCAGCAGCAGTCCTGCAGCTAGGGAAGATGTGGCATCTCCTGACGGGAAGGAagctgtggtggctgtggaAAATGCCCCAAAAGTGAACGAAAAGGCAGTTGGGGTGATTGTCTCCCGGGAAGCCATGGCAGGAAGAGTAGAAAAGTCAGGTGGGCAAGATAAACCTGCACAAGATGATGCTTCCACAGCCACTCAGGCACCAGCTAGTGCTAGTTCAGTGAAAGAAGCTGGGcatgcagggacacagccagaaACTCAAGGaggaagcaaaggaagcaaGAGTGGAGATAACACTAACCATAATGGAGAGGGCAACAGCCAGCCTGGTCATGCAGTTGGGCCGAGTTTTCCTGCAAGAACAGAGCCTTCCAAATCTCCTGGCAGTGTAAGATACAGTTACAAGGATAATATAGCAGCTGGTATACAGAGGAATATTGGTGGCTTTCCACAGTATCCTTCTGGTCAAGACAAGGGGGatttcccagggcacagtgagcgcAAAGGCCGCAATGAGAAGTTTCCTAGCCTTCTACAGGAGGTCTTACAGGGGTACCATCATCACCCAGACAGAAGGTATTCTAGGAATGCACAGGAACATTCTGGGATGGCTGGGAGTTTGGAGGGAGCCATGAGGCCAAATATCTTAATTAGTCAGACCAATGAACTGACCAACAGAAGCTTATTAAATAAAAGCATGGGGTCTCTCCTGGAAGGCCCTCACTGGGGTCCTTGGGATAGGAAGTCTAGCAGTGGAGCTCCTGACATGAAGCAGATAAATCTAGCTGATTACCCCCTTGCTAGAAAGTTTGATATGGAGTCACAGTCTTCTGCCCATGAAGCAGGGACACTCTCAGAGAGGAGATCAGTGATCTGTGACATATCTCCATTAAGGCAACTTGTCAGAGATCCTGGCCCTCACCCAATGGGCCACATGGGTCCTGAGGGCAGAAGTGGAAGGAGCGAACGTCTTGCCCCTGGCTTGAGTCAGTCAGTAATACTCCCTGGGGGTTTAGTATCCatggaaacaaaaatgaaagctCACAGTGGGCAAATAAAAGAAGAAGATTTTGAACAGGCTAAGAGCTCAGCTAGTCtcaataataaaaaaacagGAGACCATTGTCATCCTGCTGGCATCAAGCATGAATCTTTCAGAGGCAATGCAAGCCCCGGAGCTGCAGTCTCTGATGCTGCTCCAGACTACATTCCCCAGCAGGACAGCAGATCTACACAGATGAGACGAGCGCCtggcagaactggaagcagcaggggtAAATCACCTTCTCAGTATCATGATCTTGCTGATAAGCTGAAAATGTCaccaggcagaagcagaggccCAGGGACAGATCTGCATCACATGAACCCACACATGACACTATCTGAAAGAGTTAATAGGGCTTCCTTGCATTCTGCTTATCCTCAGAATTCAGAAGGCCCATCTTTGGCTTCAGCATATCATGCAAATGCTAGGTCTCATGCTTTTGGTGACCCTAACCAGAGCTTGAATTCCCAGTACCATTATAAGAGGCAGATATACCAGCAACAGCAAGAAGAATACAAAGATTGGGCAAGCAGCGCTGCTCAGGGTGTgattgctgcagctcagcacaggcaggaaggaGCAAGGAAGAGCCCAAGACAACAGCAATTTCTGGATAGAGTAAGGAGTCCCTTAAAAAATGACAAGGATGGAATGATGTACCTTCAAGGGAGCTCCTACCATGATACTGGAAGTCAGGAAGCGGGGCGCTGCGTTATGGGGAGCGACGGCGCTCAGGGCAAATGCACCGAACTAAAACACGGCAACCAGAAGTTGCAGCATCATGAATCCGGCTGGGACCTCTCTCGGCAGACTTCTCCTGCCAAAAGTGGTGGCCCTCTTGGAGCAGCCAACCAAAAGAGATTTTGCCCTCCAGAAAGTGACGGGCATCGCCGAGAGGAATCTTCAGATTTGCCCAAGCCTAGTAACGCTATGCTCAGGCTCCCTGGCCAGGAAGATCCATCTCCTCAAAATCCATTAATTATGAGGAGGAGAGTCCGTTCTTTCATCTCTCCTATCCCTACCAAAAGACAACCACAGGACATGAAAAACAGTGGCGGTGAAGATAAAGGGCGATTGATGACTTCAGCAAAAGAAGCAGTCGATAAAACGTACAACTCCTATGCCCATTCATCTCAAAGCCAAGATGTCAGCAAGTCAGTTGCAAAGGGAGATTCCTTCAAGAACCTGCCAAGTCCCGATAATAGGAATTGTCCTGCTGTTTCCCTCACGAGCCCGGCTAAGACCAAAATACTGCCCCCAAGAAAGGGGCGAGGATTAAAACTGGAAGCTATTGTTCAAAAAATCACATCTCCCAACATTAGGAGAAGTGCTTCTACCAACAGTGCTGAAACTGGTGCAGATACTGTcactctggatgacatcctgtcccttaAGAGTGGACCCGAAGGAGGAAGTGTGGCTGGTCATGGACcggaggctgagaagagaaaaggagagatgtcGGATCAAGTGGGAGCAGCAAACCAGGATGCAGCTGGTGAAATAGCTCTTCCAAGATCTTCTGAAGAGTGGCAaagcagtgaggatgataaaACCAAAAAAGATGTCCCTGAAACTGCCAGTGCTGGAAAAGAAGGAGCAGGATCCAgtgcagcaccaccaccttctCAAAAATCGGGTGGTCAGGGAAGGTCTGATGGATCTGCAAGTGGAGCTGGATCTCTGACCTTTTCAGACTCAAAAACAATTTCTCCTTCCAGTGTGTTTACTTCTGAACCAAATCCAAAGTCTGAGGAAAAAGATGGAGATGTAACAAACATTTCACCCAAGCCCGATGGATTCCCTCCAAAGGGATATTTTCCctctgggaagaaaaaggggaggCCAATTGGGAGCGTGAACaagcagaagaagcagcagcagcagcaacagcagcaactgccaccacccccaccacccccaccggTACCATCACAGCCTTCAGAAGGGGTAGGTGGTGGTGAGCCAAAGCCGAAGAGGCAAAGGAGAGAGAGGCGaaaacctgcagcacagccacggAAGAGGAAGCCTAGAAGGGCTGCTCCGATTGTGGAGCCTCAAGAACCAGAGATCAAGCTTAAATATGCCACTCAGTCCGTAGATAAAACGGACTCCAAGAATAAGTCCTTTTTCCCTTATATCCATGTGGTAAACAAGTGTGAATTAGGCGCAGTGTGCACAATCATTAAcgcagaggaagaggagcagaacaAATTGGTGAGGGGTCGGAAAGGACAGAGGTCTTCAACGCCCCCTCCTAGCAATGCGGAAAGCAAAGCGCTGCCCACTTCAACTTTCATGCTGCAGGGCCCTGTAGTAACAGAGTCTTCTGTCTTAGGGCATCTGGTTTGCTGCCTGTGTGGCAAATGGGCCAGCTATCGTAACATGGGTGACCTCTTTGGTCCTTTCTACCCCCAGGATTATGCAGCCACCTTGCCCAAGAACCCACCTCCAAAGAGGGCCACAGAAGTGCAGAGCAAGGTCAAGGTACGGCACAAAAGTGCTTCTAATGGTTCCAAGACGGATacggaagaggaggaggaacagcaacaacagaagGAACAAAGAAGCCTAGCTGCTCATCCCCGCTTTAAGAGGCGGCACCGCTCTGAGGACTGTAGTGGAGCCTCTCGGTCACTTTCAAGGGGAGCTTCTTGTAAAAAAGCAACCACtgatggtggcagtggtggtgaaAAGACTCCTTTGGACTCAAAACCCTCTATGCCCACTTCAGAAGGTGGCACTGAGCTGGAGTTACAAATTCCTGAACTACCTCTTGACAGCAATGAATTTTGGGTCCATGAGGGTTGTATTCTCTGGGCCAATGGGATCTACCTGGTCTGTGGCAGGCTCTAtgggctgcaggaagctgtGGAGATTGCAAAAGAGATG